One window of the Rhodococcus sovatensis genome contains the following:
- a CDS encoding acyl-CoA desaturase: MAITDIKEFAHLTEEDMEAFGRELDAVRRDIEDSRGEKDAAYIRRTIRLQRCLELGGRIVLLGSKYRPAWLAGTALLSVAKIIENMELGHNVMHGQWDWMNDPEIHSVSWEWDQTGPSEQWKRAHNYSHHTYTNIVGMDDDIGFGILRMTRDEPWKPINLIQPLANVLLAATFEWGIALHDLDSQKELDGEQQKRFWDSPSNRAFVRKIGRQVGKDFVLFPALTGPAWKSTLTANATANLVRNLWAYAVIFCGHFPDGAEKFTMGQFETETRAEWYLRQMLGSANFEAGKVMAFMSGNLCYQIEHHMFPDLPSNRYQEISEKVHALCEKYDLPYTTGSLGKQYLLALRTIHKLSLPDSWLRATSDDAPETSSERKFRTGDAPVVHALRIDPLTGKRRGLRSAIAEARVSLRNAKKEAKRQARAQRDRVKSLTA; the protein is encoded by the coding sequence ATGGCCATCACGGACATCAAGGAATTCGCTCACTTGACCGAAGAGGACATGGAAGCCTTCGGTCGTGAACTAGATGCGGTCCGCCGCGACATCGAGGACTCGCGCGGCGAGAAGGATGCCGCGTACATCAGGCGGACCATCAGGCTGCAAAGGTGTCTCGAGCTCGGTGGGCGAATCGTGTTGCTGGGCAGCAAGTACCGGCCGGCGTGGCTCGCAGGTACGGCTCTGTTGAGTGTTGCGAAGATCATCGAGAACATGGAGCTCGGGCACAATGTGATGCACGGGCAGTGGGACTGGATGAACGACCCGGAAATCCACTCGGTGTCCTGGGAGTGGGATCAGACCGGGCCGTCCGAACAGTGGAAGCGCGCCCACAACTATTCGCATCACACCTACACAAACATCGTCGGCATGGACGACGACATCGGTTTCGGCATCCTGCGAATGACGCGCGACGAGCCATGGAAGCCGATCAATCTCATTCAGCCGCTCGCCAATGTGTTGCTGGCCGCCACGTTCGAGTGGGGCATCGCACTCCACGACCTCGATTCCCAGAAAGAGTTGGACGGGGAACAGCAGAAGCGTTTTTGGGATTCGCCGTCCAACCGGGCTTTCGTGCGCAAGATCGGCCGTCAGGTCGGCAAGGACTTCGTTCTGTTTCCGGCGCTCACCGGCCCGGCTTGGAAGAGCACGCTGACCGCGAATGCGACCGCCAATCTGGTTCGCAACCTGTGGGCGTACGCCGTCATCTTCTGCGGACACTTCCCGGACGGCGCCGAGAAGTTCACGATGGGCCAGTTCGAAACCGAGACCCGCGCCGAGTGGTACCTGCGGCAGATGCTGGGCAGTGCCAATTTCGAGGCCGGCAAAGTCATGGCGTTCATGAGTGGCAACTTGTGCTACCAGATCGAGCATCACATGTTCCCGGATCTCCCCAGCAACCGCTATCAGGAGATCTCCGAGAAGGTTCACGCTCTGTGCGAGAAGTACGACCTTCCGTACACGACCGGTTCGCTCGGGAAGCAGTATCTGCTTGCGTTGCGGACTATCCACAAGCTGTCGCTTCCGGACAGTTGGCTGCGGGCGACGAGTGACGATGCGCCCGAGACGAGCTCGGAGCGAAAGTTCCGTACAGGGGACGCGCCGGTCGTTCATGCTCTCCGTATCGATCCGTTGACGGGCAAGCGGCGCGGGCTTCGTTCGGCAATCGCGGAGGCGCGGGTGTCGCTGCGTAACGCGAAGAAGGAAGCCAAGCGCCAGGCGAGGGCGCAGAGGGACAGAGTGAAGTCGCTCACAGCCTAG
- a CDS encoding ferredoxin reductase, translating into MDLKRWLEAPAANVSAPKRPRLNMLRGAITRITTPLLPDDYLHLANPLWSARELRGRVVDVKKETATAVTLVIQPGWGFNFDYQPGQYIGIGLHLGGRWHWRSYSLTSAPNWDEKLISITVKAMPEGFLSSHLVGGVPQGTIVRLAAPKGNFALPTPPPEKILFITAGSGITPIISMLRTLDRHGDMPDTVHIHSAPTEDELMFGDELTAIAEGHPQFTSHVQLTRSDGKFALASLDKFYPDWRERETWACGPSALLEEIERVWKHEGIDDKLHLERFEIARADTSGKGGKVTFSKSDRSVDVDGATSLLEAGENLGVQMPFGCRMGICQTCVVPLTAGHVIDLRSGKEHGEGDRIQTCISAAAGDCTLEL; encoded by the coding sequence ATGGATCTCAAGAGGTGGTTGGAGGCCCCGGCCGCGAACGTATCCGCGCCCAAGCGTCCCAGGCTGAACATGTTGCGTGGTGCGATCACCAGAATCACCACGCCGCTACTTCCCGACGACTATCTGCATCTAGCCAATCCTCTGTGGTCAGCGCGCGAGTTGCGAGGCCGCGTTGTCGACGTGAAGAAGGAGACCGCGACCGCGGTGACCCTGGTGATACAGCCGGGGTGGGGTTTCAACTTCGACTACCAGCCGGGTCAGTACATCGGAATCGGTCTGCATCTCGGTGGCCGCTGGCACTGGCGTTCCTACTCCCTGACGTCGGCACCGAACTGGGACGAGAAGCTGATCTCCATCACCGTCAAGGCGATGCCGGAGGGTTTCCTGTCCAGCCACCTGGTCGGCGGAGTTCCCCAGGGCACTATCGTCCGGCTTGCTGCGCCGAAGGGTAACTTCGCGCTTCCCACGCCGCCGCCGGAGAAAATTCTCTTCATCACCGCGGGCAGCGGAATCACTCCCATCATCTCGATGTTGCGCACGCTGGATCGGCACGGCGACATGCCCGATACGGTGCACATCCACTCGGCTCCGACCGAGGACGAACTCATGTTCGGCGACGAACTGACCGCCATCGCCGAAGGGCATCCACAGTTCACGTCCCATGTTCAGTTGACTCGATCGGACGGCAAGTTCGCCTTGGCGTCACTCGACAAGTTCTATCCCGATTGGCGAGAGCGAGAGACGTGGGCCTGCGGCCCGTCTGCACTGCTCGAGGAGATCGAACGGGTATGGAAGCACGAGGGCATCGACGACAAATTGCACCTCGAACGATTCGAGATCGCTCGCGCGGATACGTCCGGTAAGGGCGGAAAGGTGACGTTCTCGAAATCGGATCGGTCGGTGGACGTGGACGGCGCCACCAGCCTGCTGGAAGCGGGTGAAAACCTCGGCGTCCAGATGCCCTTCGGATGTCGAATGGGAATTTGCCAGACATGTGTAGTACCGCTGACTGCGGGGCATGTTATCGATCTACGATCCGGCAAGGAACACGGCGAAGGCGATCGTATTCAGACGTGCATATCGGCCGCGGCCGGCGATTGCACTCTGGAGTTGTAG
- a CDS encoding DUF6912 family protein, whose protein sequence is MRVYVPATVAMLRTLVADGEFHPVSRTAFAVTPTLRESYSSGDDEELAEVAMNEASRASLRLVAAGLEDEQDGVVDGAVVFRRAVIAADVEDPTLRPDLDDAVVRLKNPLLMSEVASVHVDLEGAESAVEKAVAVVDAADMGDPDAEFVLGDAEDHSLAWYATQELPFLLEFL, encoded by the coding sequence GTGAGGGTGTATGTTCCGGCGACGGTCGCCATGTTGCGGACGTTGGTTGCCGATGGTGAATTTCACCCGGTCAGCCGAACAGCTTTCGCCGTCACGCCCACTCTGCGCGAGTCCTACTCGTCGGGAGACGACGAGGAACTCGCAGAGGTCGCGATGAACGAGGCGTCCAGAGCCTCGCTGCGGCTGGTGGCCGCGGGGCTGGAGGACGAGCAGGACGGGGTCGTCGACGGAGCTGTCGTGTTCCGCCGTGCGGTGATCGCGGCCGACGTCGAGGATCCGACACTGCGGCCCGATCTCGACGATGCCGTGGTGCGGCTGAAAAATCCGTTGCTCATGAGCGAGGTCGCGTCCGTGCACGTCGATCTCGAGGGTGCGGAATCGGCGGTCGAGAAGGCCGTCGCGGTGGTCGACGCGGCGGATATGGGCGATCCCGACGCAGAGTTCGTGCTGGGGGACGCGGAGGATCACAGTCTTGCGTGGTACGCCACGCAGGAACTACCGTTCCTGCTCGAGTTCTTGTAG